A window of the Oryza brachyantha chromosome 5, ObraRS2, whole genome shotgun sequence genome harbors these coding sequences:
- the LOC102710695 gene encoding leucine-rich repeat extensin-like protein 3 isoform X1, with translation MRKAVLVAVVVVWVVAGGGEAAVEVDPAWRFPSARLRDAYVALQTWKQTAIFSDPKNLTADWVGPGVCGYTGVFCAPLPGAPRGEVAVAGVDLNHGDIAGYLPPELGMLTDLALLHLNSNRFCGLVPATLRRLRRLHELDLSNNRFVGGFPAVVLELPALRFLDLRYNDFEGSVPPQLFDLPLDAIFLNHNRLRFELPDNFGNSPVSVIVLANNDFGGCLPASLGNMSATLNEILLINNGLSSCVPPEVGMLREVTVFDVSFNSLAGPLPPEVAGMRKVEQLDVAHNRLSGTVPEAVCGLPRLKNFTFSYNYFSGEPPSCARVVPADGDRRNCLPNRPAQRMPQQCAAFYALPPVDCTAFQCKQFVPSPPLPPPPPPAYPGPLPPVYPIPYASPPPPPLYR, from the coding sequence ATGAGGAAGGCGGTGTtagtggcggtggtggtggtgtgggtggtcgccggcggcggcgaggcggcggtggaggtggacCCGGCGTGGAGGTTCCCGAGCGCGCGGCTGCGGGACGCGTACGTGGCGCTGCAGACGTGGAAGCAGACGGCCATCTTCTCCGACCCCAAGAACCTCACCGCCGACTGGGTCGGCCCCGGGGTGTGCGGCTACACCGGCGTGTTCTGCGCGCCGCTTCCGGGGGCGCCGCGTGGGGAGGTGGCCGTCGCCGGGGTGGACCTCAACCACGGCGACATCGCGGGGTACCTCCCGCCGGAGCTCGGGATGCTCACCGACCTCGCGCTGCTCCACCTCAACTCCAACCGCTTCTGCGGCCTCGTCCCGgccaccctccgccgcctccgccgcctccacgaGCTCGACCTCAGCAACAACCGCTTCGTTGGCGGGTTCCCCGCCGTCGTGCTCGAGCTCCCGGCTCTCAGGTTCCTCGACCTCCGGTACAACGACTTCGAGGGCTCCGTCCCGCCGCAGCTGTTCGACCTCCCGCTCGACGCCATCTTCCTCAACCACAACCGCCTCCGCTTCGAGCTCCCCGACAACTTCGGCAACTCCCCCGTCTCCGTCATCGTCCTCGCCAACAACGACTTCGGCGGCTGCCTCCCGGCGAGCCTCGGCAACATGTCGGCCACGCTCAACGAGATCCTCCTCATCAACAACGGCCTCAGCTCCTGCGTCCCGCCCGAGGTCGGGATGCTCCGGGAGGTCACCGTGTTCGACGTCAGCTTCAACTCGCTCGCCGGCCCGCTCCCGCCGGAGGTGGCCGGGATGCGGAAGGTGGAGCAGCTCGACGTCGCGCACAACCGCCTCTCGGGCACCGTGCCGGAGGCGGTCTGCGGCCTCCCCCGACTCAAGAACTTCACCTTCTCCTACAACTACTTCTCCGGCGAGCCGCCGTCCTGCGCGCGCGTCGtgccggccgacggcgaccgcCGGAACTGCCTGCCCAACCGCCCCGCCCAGCGCATGCCGCAGCAGTGCGCCGCGTTCTACGCCCTCCCGCCAGTCGATTGCACCGCGTTCCAGTGCAAACAGTTCGTCCCctcgccgccattgccgccacctccgccgcccgcaTACCCCGGCCCATTGCCGCCGGTGTATCCCATCCCAtacgcgtcgccgccgccacctccgcttTACCGATGA
- the LOC102710695 gene encoding leucine-rich repeat extensin-like protein 3 isoform X2, which produces MRKAVLAAVEVDPAWRFPSARLRDAYVALQTWKQTAIFSDPKNLTADWVGPGVCGYTGVFCAPLPGAPRGEVAVAGVDLNHGDIAGYLPPELGMLTDLALLHLNSNRFCGLVPATLRRLRRLHELDLSNNRFVGGFPAVVLELPALRFLDLRYNDFEGSVPPQLFDLPLDAIFLNHNRLRFELPDNFGNSPVSVIVLANNDFGGCLPASLGNMSATLNEILLINNGLSSCVPPEVGMLREVTVFDVSFNSLAGPLPPEVAGMRKVEQLDVAHNRLSGTVPEAVCGLPRLKNFTFSYNYFSGEPPSCARVVPADGDRRNCLPNRPAQRMPQQCAAFYALPPVDCTAFQCKQFVPSPPLPPPPPPAYPGPLPPVYPIPYASPPPPPLYR; this is translated from the exons ATGAGGAAGGCGGTGTta gcggcggtggaggtggacCCGGCGTGGAGGTTCCCGAGCGCGCGGCTGCGGGACGCGTACGTGGCGCTGCAGACGTGGAAGCAGACGGCCATCTTCTCCGACCCCAAGAACCTCACCGCCGACTGGGTCGGCCCCGGGGTGTGCGGCTACACCGGCGTGTTCTGCGCGCCGCTTCCGGGGGCGCCGCGTGGGGAGGTGGCCGTCGCCGGGGTGGACCTCAACCACGGCGACATCGCGGGGTACCTCCCGCCGGAGCTCGGGATGCTCACCGACCTCGCGCTGCTCCACCTCAACTCCAACCGCTTCTGCGGCCTCGTCCCGgccaccctccgccgcctccgccgcctccacgaGCTCGACCTCAGCAACAACCGCTTCGTTGGCGGGTTCCCCGCCGTCGTGCTCGAGCTCCCGGCTCTCAGGTTCCTCGACCTCCGGTACAACGACTTCGAGGGCTCCGTCCCGCCGCAGCTGTTCGACCTCCCGCTCGACGCCATCTTCCTCAACCACAACCGCCTCCGCTTCGAGCTCCCCGACAACTTCGGCAACTCCCCCGTCTCCGTCATCGTCCTCGCCAACAACGACTTCGGCGGCTGCCTCCCGGCGAGCCTCGGCAACATGTCGGCCACGCTCAACGAGATCCTCCTCATCAACAACGGCCTCAGCTCCTGCGTCCCGCCCGAGGTCGGGATGCTCCGGGAGGTCACCGTGTTCGACGTCAGCTTCAACTCGCTCGCCGGCCCGCTCCCGCCGGAGGTGGCCGGGATGCGGAAGGTGGAGCAGCTCGACGTCGCGCACAACCGCCTCTCGGGCACCGTGCCGGAGGCGGTCTGCGGCCTCCCCCGACTCAAGAACTTCACCTTCTCCTACAACTACTTCTCCGGCGAGCCGCCGTCCTGCGCGCGCGTCGtgccggccgacggcgaccgcCGGAACTGCCTGCCCAACCGCCCCGCCCAGCGCATGCCGCAGCAGTGCGCCGCGTTCTACGCCCTCCCGCCAGTCGATTGCACCGCGTTCCAGTGCAAACAGTTCGTCCCctcgccgccattgccgccacctccgccgcccgcaTACCCCGGCCCATTGCCGCCGGTGTATCCCATCCCAtacgcgtcgccgccgccacctccgcttTACCGATGA